A genomic region of Candidatus Methylomirabilota bacterium contains the following coding sequences:
- a CDS encoding HAD family hydrolase, with amino-acid sequence MPRPIRAVTVDFWGTLVFEGPRADDRYRERRLADFEAILTRAGFRVTPKDLGRGYEHSARELTWVWSDNRDIPVVRHVASILEGAEPGLSARVAEATMEALIEAYAAPALLVPPRADTGARGALQTLAGRGLRLGVVSNTMRTPGRALRRILEGHGLLSCFHHLTFSDEVGVRKPAAEIFRLTLDALGVPPGEAAHVGDDSRLDVEGARNAGLRVVQVVAAGGAAGPPEPDLVIAGLEALPEAIAVLERHA; translated from the coding sequence GTGCCCCGGCCGATCCGTGCCGTCACCGTGGACTTCTGGGGCACGCTCGTCTTCGAGGGCCCGCGTGCCGACGATCGGTATCGCGAGCGGCGCCTCGCCGACTTCGAGGCCATCCTCACCCGGGCGGGATTCCGCGTGACGCCGAAAGACCTCGGTCGCGGCTACGAGCACTCCGCGCGCGAGCTGACCTGGGTGTGGTCGGACAATCGCGACATCCCCGTCGTCCGCCACGTGGCGTCCATTCTCGAAGGGGCCGAACCCGGCCTCTCCGCCCGGGTGGCCGAAGCGACGATGGAGGCGCTGATCGAGGCCTACGCCGCGCCCGCGCTGCTGGTCCCGCCGCGGGCGGACACCGGCGCGCGCGGGGCGCTGCAGACCCTGGCCGGGCGCGGGCTTCGGCTGGGGGTGGTGTCGAATACCATGCGGACGCCCGGCCGCGCCCTGCGCCGCATTCTCGAGGGGCACGGCCTCCTGTCCTGCTTCCATCACCTGACGTTCTCCGATGAGGTCGGGGTGCGAAAGCCCGCCGCCGAGATCTTCCGGCTCACTTTGGACGCCCTCGGCGTGCCGCCCGGAGAGGCCGCCCACGTGGGCGACGACTCGCGGCTGGACGTCGAGGGCGCCCGCAACGCGGGGCTTCGCGTGGTGCAGGTCGTGGCGGCAGGGGGCGCCGCGGGCCCACCCGAGCCGGATCTCGTGATCGCGGGCCTGGAGGCGCTGCCGGAGGCCATCGCGGTGCTGGAGCGGCACGCATGA
- a CDS encoding 3-hydroxybutyryl-CoA dehydrogenase, whose protein sequence is MAIKTVGVIGCGLMGSGIVQVAAQAGFRTVVVEASPELLERGLGGLRRTLDGLIAKAKLDEAGKKQILDRITGATDFSAFKDCDLVIEAITENQPLKNETFAKLDAICPPHALLASNTSSCNVTAMAAATKRPAQVLGLHFFNPVPLMKLVEVVQTILTDDKTVAEAYEWVQAAGKVPVRAKDSTAFIVNRLLVPYLLDAIRVYEGGLATLEDIDTAMKLGCGYPMGPFTLLDLVGLDTTMYVAEVMFEEFREARYAPPPLLKRMVMAGQLGRKSGKGFYDYRKT, encoded by the coding sequence ATGGCCATCAAGACCGTCGGTGTGATCGGGTGTGGGCTCATGGGCTCCGGCATCGTCCAGGTCGCGGCGCAGGCGGGGTTCCGCACGGTGGTGGTCGAGGCCAGCCCGGAGCTCCTCGAGCGCGGGCTCGGCGGCCTCCGGCGCACGCTCGACGGCCTCATCGCCAAGGCCAAGCTCGACGAAGCCGGGAAGAAGCAGATCCTCGACCGGATCACCGGCGCCACGGACTTCTCGGCGTTCAAGGACTGCGACCTCGTCATCGAGGCGATCACCGAGAACCAGCCGCTGAAGAACGAGACCTTCGCGAAGCTCGACGCCATTTGCCCGCCTCACGCGCTCCTCGCCTCCAACACCTCCTCGTGCAACGTCACCGCCATGGCGGCGGCGACCAAGCGCCCCGCCCAGGTGCTGGGCCTCCACTTCTTCAACCCGGTGCCGTTGATGAAGCTGGTGGAGGTGGTGCAGACCATCCTCACCGACGACAAGACGGTGGCGGAGGCGTATGAGTGGGTGCAGGCGGCGGGCAAGGTGCCGGTGCGCGCGAAGGACTCCACCGCGTTCATCGTGAACCGGCTCCTCGTGCCGTACCTTCTCGACGCCATCCGCGTCTATGAGGGCGGGCTGGCGACGCTCGAGGACATCGACACCGCAATGAAGCTCGGCTGCGGCTATCCGATGGGCCCCTTCACGCTCCTCGATCTGGTCGGGCTCGACACCACGATGTACGTGGCCGAGGTGATGTTCGAAGAGTTCCGCGAGGCCCGCTACGCCCCACCGCCGCTTCTCAAGAGAATGGTCATGGCCGGGCAGCTCGGCCGCAAGTCCGGCAAAGGGTTCTACGATTACCGCAAAACATGA
- a CDS encoding response regulator transcription factor yields the protein MDDGIQNRKRVLIVDDEPEIGRILAMILHAAGFDAAAVNGGRAALARLAEAPADLIILDVVMPAPDGFETLRRLREAPATARLPVIMLTANADDAGRARAAELGADDFIAKPFEPADTVARVRALLARVA from the coding sequence ATGGATGACGGGATCCAGAACCGCAAACGAGTGTTGATCGTCGACGACGAGCCGGAGATCGGCCGAATCCTCGCCATGATTCTTCACGCCGCCGGCTTCGACGCGGCCGCGGTCAATGGCGGACGGGCAGCGCTGGCGCGGCTGGCAGAGGCGCCCGCCGACCTGATCATCCTGGACGTGGTCATGCCTGCCCCCGACGGCTTCGAGACCCTCCGCCGCCTCCGCGAGGCGCCGGCGACGGCGCGGCTGCCCGTGATCATGCTCACCGCGAACGCCGACGACGCGGGTCGCGCCCGCGCCGCCGAGCTCGGCGCCGACGATTTCATCGCCAAGCCCTTCGAGCCCGCCGACACGGTGGCGCGCGTCCGCGCGCTGCTCGCGCGTGTGGCCTGA
- a CDS encoding MFS transporter: MKGPGGVTRAFRARWTIPLAMFVGSFAWSFVFVSLPFYIHRISTLDEVSTIRWTGWILGISSLITVVTAPLSGRLAGRGDPKGFYMLVQLLQGAGFFLMAMARTLPQMLGARVFLGLMGASSTFAFIMAGRRTGGDVRRDISAIQSGMTLGQVLGPPVGAFSAARMGFTESFLLGGTLLWGCCVLVGFGVPGGAAPAAAETRKGTTSIFEVATVCLLVLAASTQIFFLTAILPQVLPPLGVAPADTLETGGLVIFVTGLAAAVGSLVAPRLGELVGDLRAIVWFLALSSVLLAAQALAPEVWSFGALRFLQVLCIAPIFPLSVAAIAQRSSGTAIGFVNSSRIGAAFLGPVFATTVLTMAPMWTVFVLFAAFGLAVVPLLRRAFRGRGGAADAIAA, translated from the coding sequence GTGAAGGGCCCGGGAGGCGTCACCCGCGCGTTCCGCGCGCGCTGGACGATTCCCCTCGCGATGTTCGTGGGCAGCTTCGCGTGGTCGTTCGTCTTCGTGAGCCTGCCCTTCTACATCCACCGGATCAGCACGCTCGACGAGGTGTCCACGATCCGGTGGACGGGGTGGATCCTCGGCATCAGCTCGCTGATCACGGTGGTGACGGCGCCGCTCTCCGGGCGCCTCGCCGGCCGCGGCGATCCCAAGGGCTTCTACATGCTGGTGCAGCTCCTCCAAGGCGCGGGCTTCTTCCTGATGGCCATGGCCCGCACGTTGCCGCAGATGCTGGGCGCACGCGTCTTCCTGGGGCTCATGGGCGCCTCGTCCACGTTCGCCTTCATCATGGCGGGCCGGCGCACGGGGGGCGACGTACGGCGTGACATTTCCGCCATCCAGTCGGGGATGACGCTGGGTCAAGTGCTGGGCCCGCCGGTGGGCGCCTTCTCCGCCGCGCGCATGGGCTTCACGGAGTCGTTCCTCCTCGGTGGCACGCTGCTGTGGGGCTGCTGCGTGCTCGTGGGTTTCGGCGTGCCCGGCGGCGCCGCGCCCGCGGCGGCGGAGACGCGGAAGGGGACGACCTCCATCTTCGAGGTCGCGACCGTCTGCCTCCTCGTGCTCGCGGCCTCCACGCAGATCTTCTTCCTCACTGCGATCCTTCCACAGGTTCTTCCTCCGCTGGGCGTCGCGCCCGCGGACACCCTGGAAACCGGCGGCCTCGTCATCTTCGTGACCGGGCTCGCCGCCGCGGTGGGCTCGCTGGTCGCCCCGCGCCTCGGCGAGCTGGTGGGCGATCTGCGGGCCATTGTCTGGTTCCTGGCCCTCTCCTCGGTACTCCTCGCCGCCCAGGCCCTGGCGCCCGAGGTGTGGAGCTTTGGAGCCCTGCGCTTCCTCCAGGTGCTCTGCATCGCGCCGATCTTCCCGCTTTCCGTCGCGGCGATCGCGCAGCGCTCCTCCGGCACCGCGATCGGCTTCGTCAATTCCTCGCGCATCGGCGCGGCCTTTCTCGGTCCGGTCTTCGCCACGACCGTGCTGACGATGGCGCCGATGTGGACCGTCTTCGTGCTGTTCGCGGCCTTCGGCCTGGCGGTGGTGCCGCTGCTCCGGCGCGCGTTCCGCGGCCGGGGCGGCGCCGCGGACGCGATCGCGGCATGA
- a CDS encoding ABC transporter ATP-binding protein translates to MSGEALVRLSEVRMEGVGKRARGGWTVDDVSLFVLPGEIYTLLGSPGSGKTTLLRLLAGFERPDAGRIVVDDVPIDAVPTWERNIGMVFGGVANYALWPHMTVGENVGFGLRQRGARGAALAGQVARALGRVGLAGFADRRPGDLRDLEPLRAALARALATEPRLLLLDEPVAALEAPRRGPARLELARLLKEAAITTIYATRDGAEALALSTRIAVLVGGRIVQEGKPEDVYWRPRRRAVAELVGGVNLVAVRVVELREMGVVVETDGGARVPVGHGGHPWTLGARGLLCLRPEALRIDEAALVPGGIPGTVQSYVFEGGRALYDVAIPGAVVRVEMLTSALAGRGFKHGDRVKIEVSPETSVLLPAD, encoded by the coding sequence ATGAGCGGCGAGGCGCTGGTCCGTCTCTCCGAGGTCCGCATGGAGGGCGTGGGCAAGCGCGCCCGCGGCGGCTGGACGGTCGACGACGTATCGCTGTTCGTGCTTCCCGGTGAGATCTACACGCTGCTGGGATCGCCGGGCAGCGGGAAGACCACGCTGCTCCGGTTGCTCGCCGGGTTCGAGCGGCCGGACGCCGGGCGCATCGTGGTGGACGACGTCCCCATCGACGCCGTGCCGACGTGGGAGCGGAACATCGGGATGGTCTTCGGAGGCGTCGCGAACTACGCGCTCTGGCCGCACATGACGGTGGGCGAGAACGTGGGCTTCGGTCTGCGCCAGCGGGGCGCGCGCGGCGCCGCGCTCGCCGGGCAGGTCGCCCGAGCGCTCGGCCGCGTCGGGCTCGCGGGCTTCGCCGACCGGCGCCCGGGCGACCTGCGCGACCTCGAGCCCCTGCGCGCCGCGCTCGCGCGGGCGCTGGCCACCGAGCCGCGGCTGCTCCTGCTCGACGAGCCGGTCGCCGCGCTGGAGGCGCCGCGACGCGGGCCGGCGCGCCTCGAGCTCGCGCGCCTGCTCAAGGAGGCCGCCATCACCACGATCTACGCCACGCGCGATGGCGCCGAGGCGCTCGCGCTCTCCACGCGCATCGCGGTGCTCGTGGGCGGCCGCATCGTCCAGGAAGGCAAGCCCGAGGACGTCTACTGGCGCCCGCGCCGCCGGGCGGTGGCCGAGCTCGTGGGCGGGGTCAACCTCGTGGCCGTGCGCGTGGTCGAGCTTCGCGAGATGGGCGTGGTCGTGGAGACCGACGGAGGCGCGCGCGTGCCGGTAGGCCACGGCGGACACCCGTGGACGCTGGGAGCGCGTGGGCTCCTCTGCCTGCGGCCCGAGGCCCTGCGCATCGACGAGGCGGCGCTCGTGCCGGGCGGCATTCCCGGCACCGTGCAGAGCTACGTCTTCGAGGGCGGCCGCGCCCTCTACGACGTCGCGATTCCCGGCGCGGTCGTGCGGGTGGAGATGCTCACGTCCGCGCTGGCCGGCCGCGGCTTCAAGCACGGCGACCGCGTGAAGATCGAGGTCTCCCCGGAGACCTCCGTCCTGCTGCCCGCGGACTAG
- a CDS encoding adenine phosphoribosyltransferase gives MDVTELRSKIRDIKNFPTEGILFKDITTLLKDGPAWAAVIDHLAQKYHAIPVEIVVGVESRGFIFGGALAHELKAGFVPVRKRGKLPGPTIEEEYELEYGRDVLAIHEDAIQPGQTVLVVDDLLATGGTMAATLRLVERLGGKVVGASFLIELGFLKGRDRLRGYPIEALIRYD, from the coding sequence ATGGACGTGACCGAGCTCCGCTCGAAGATTCGCGATATCAAGAACTTTCCCACCGAGGGCATCCTCTTCAAGGACATCACGACGCTGCTGAAGGATGGCCCCGCATGGGCGGCCGTGATCGACCATCTCGCCCAGAAGTATCACGCGATCCCGGTCGAGATCGTCGTGGGAGTCGAGTCGCGCGGCTTCATCTTCGGCGGGGCGCTGGCCCACGAGCTCAAGGCGGGCTTCGTGCCCGTGCGCAAGCGGGGCAAGCTGCCGGGACCGACCATCGAGGAGGAGTACGAGCTGGAGTACGGGCGCGACGTCCTGGCGATCCACGAAGACGCCATCCAGCCCGGCCAGACGGTGCTGGTGGTGGACGATCTCCTGGCCACGGGGGGCACCATGGCCGCCACCCTGCGGCTGGTGGAGCGGCTGGGGGGCAAGGTGGTAGGGGCCTCCTTCCTGATCGAGCTGGGGTTCCTCAAGGGTCGGGACCGACTTCGTGGCTATCCGATCGAGGCCCTGATCAGGTACGATTAG
- a CDS encoding acyl-CoA dehydrogenase family protein, with product MNQAWYLTDDQRAIQRLAREISQERIAPRAAHVDETEEYPAEQLRLLGEQGLMGLHIPEEYGGAAAGALAYCLAAEEVARACAATSTIFLVQNLGGYPIALGGNTEQKKRFLPRLATGEITAAFSLSEPGSGSDAAGMTCSAVRKGDRYVVNGSKMWVTNGSHAGVITVFVSTDRAQRARGVTALLVEPGTPGFTVGKHEKKLGIRGSPTVALHFTDCEIPVENRLGEEGGGFRLAMRTLEASRPTIGAQAVGIAQAALDAAVAYAKERKSFDQAIATFQGIQFMLADMAMAVHVSRLAVHHTAALMDRGAASTAFEASVAKCLASDTAMKVATDAVQIFGGYGYTREFPVERYMRDAKITQIYEGTNQIQRLVIARALLEQGESR from the coding sequence ATGAACCAGGCCTGGTACCTCACTGACGACCAGCGGGCGATTCAGAGGCTCGCGCGCGAGATCTCGCAGGAGCGCATCGCGCCCCGGGCCGCCCACGTGGACGAGACCGAGGAGTATCCCGCCGAGCAGCTCCGGCTCCTGGGCGAACAGGGCCTGATGGGCCTGCACATCCCCGAGGAGTACGGCGGCGCCGCGGCGGGCGCGCTCGCCTATTGCCTCGCCGCGGAAGAGGTCGCGCGCGCCTGCGCCGCCACGTCCACCATCTTCCTCGTGCAGAACCTCGGCGGCTACCCCATCGCCCTGGGCGGGAACACGGAGCAGAAGAAGCGCTTCCTCCCGCGCCTGGCCACCGGCGAGATCACCGCCGCGTTCTCGCTCTCCGAGCCGGGCTCCGGCTCCGACGCCGCGGGCATGACGTGCTCGGCGGTCCGCAAGGGCGACCGCTACGTGGTCAACGGCTCCAAGATGTGGGTGACCAACGGCTCGCACGCGGGCGTGATCACGGTGTTCGTCAGCACGGATCGCGCCCAGCGCGCCCGGGGCGTCACCGCGCTCCTCGTCGAGCCGGGGACGCCCGGCTTCACGGTGGGCAAGCACGAGAAGAAGCTCGGCATCCGCGGCAGCCCCACGGTGGCGCTGCACTTCACCGACTGCGAGATTCCCGTGGAGAATCGGCTCGGCGAGGAGGGCGGGGGATTCCGCCTCGCCATGCGCACGCTCGAGGCGTCGCGGCCCACCATCGGCGCGCAGGCGGTGGGCATCGCTCAGGCGGCGCTCGACGCCGCGGTGGCCTACGCGAAGGAGCGGAAGTCGTTCGATCAGGCTATCGCGACCTTCCAAGGCATCCAGTTCATGCTGGCCGACATGGCGATGGCGGTGCACGTCTCCCGGCTGGCGGTGCACCACACCGCCGCCCTCATGGACCGCGGCGCCGCCTCCACCGCGTTCGAGGCCTCGGTGGCGAAGTGCCTCGCCTCGGACACCGCCATGAAGGTCGCCACCGACGCCGTGCAGATCTTCGGGGGCTACGGCTACACGCGCGAGTTCCCGGTGGAGCGCTACATGCGCGACGCCAAGATCACGCAGATCTACGAGGGTACCAACCAGATCCAGCGGCTCGTCATCGCGCGGGCCCTGCTGGAGCAAGGAGAGTCTCGATGA
- a CDS encoding carboxymuconolactone decarboxylase family protein, which translates to MQAGASEEKVQEVPRWRDSALFSPMERDALEYAEAMTITGERVTDALHARLRGHFSEAQIVELAAAVALENFRSKFNPALGIEAQGFCMLR; encoded by the coding sequence ATGCAGGCGGGGGCGAGCGAGGAGAAGGTGCAGGAGGTGCCGCGCTGGCGGGACAGCGCGCTGTTCTCGCCGATGGAGCGGGACGCGCTGGAATACGCGGAGGCGATGACGATCACCGGCGAGCGCGTGACCGACGCCCTCCACGCGCGGCTGCGGGGACACTTTAGCGAGGCGCAGATCGTGGAGCTGGCGGCAGCGGTGGCGCTGGAGAACTTCCGCTCGAAGTTCAATCCGGCGCTCGGCATCGAGGCGCAGGGCTTCTGCATGCTGCGGTGA
- a CDS encoding Zn-dependent alcohol dehydrogenase, whose protein sequence is MNTTAAVLYDVKKPLVVETVELLEPGPHEVRVRFAANGVCHSDYHVVNGDYPHPLPVVLGHEASGVVEAVGPGVESVQVGDHVCSSYIPSCGKCWYCANGRPTLCALRDKPRWFLLDGTTRLRKRGQPLHHFLGVAGYATHGVLMEESVIPIRRDVPLDVACLVSCGVLAGAGPVLNAAKVPAGASVAVFGCGGVGLNTIQAARLVGAGKVIAVDLSRKKLGWAEEFGATHLVDASREDPVARVVEIAGRGGVDYAFEVVGTQKTIEQALASTHRGGMAVVVGVCPSGTRLSIDPTMFLQQRILTGTSFGGGHQRTDVPLLLDLYKAGTYKLDELISRRLPLAELNQAFELMLQGDVKRSVIVYE, encoded by the coding sequence ATGAACACGACGGCGGCGGTGCTCTACGACGTGAAGAAGCCCCTGGTGGTGGAGACGGTCGAGCTCCTCGAGCCCGGCCCCCACGAGGTGCGCGTGCGCTTCGCCGCCAACGGGGTCTGCCACAGCGACTACCACGTGGTGAACGGAGACTACCCGCACCCGCTCCCGGTGGTGCTCGGCCACGAGGCCTCCGGGGTGGTGGAGGCGGTGGGGCCGGGGGTGGAGTCGGTGCAGGTGGGCGATCACGTGTGCTCGAGCTACATCCCGTCGTGCGGCAAATGCTGGTACTGCGCCAACGGCCGGCCCACCCTCTGCGCGCTGCGCGACAAGCCGCGCTGGTTCCTGCTCGACGGGACGACGCGGCTCCGCAAGCGCGGGCAGCCGCTGCACCATTTCCTCGGCGTGGCCGGCTACGCGACGCACGGCGTACTGATGGAGGAGAGCGTGATCCCCATCCGCCGCGACGTGCCCCTCGACGTGGCGTGCCTCGTGAGCTGCGGGGTGCTCGCGGGGGCGGGGCCCGTGCTCAATGCCGCGAAGGTGCCGGCGGGGGCGAGCGTGGCGGTGTTCGGCTGCGGCGGCGTGGGCCTCAACACCATACAGGCCGCGCGCCTCGTGGGGGCGGGGAAGGTCATCGCCGTCGATCTCTCGCGCAAGAAGCTGGGCTGGGCGGAGGAGTTCGGCGCGACCCACCTCGTCGACGCCTCCCGCGAGGATCCGGTCGCCCGCGTGGTCGAGATCGCCGGGCGGGGCGGCGTGGACTACGCGTTCGAGGTGGTCGGCACGCAGAAGACGATCGAGCAAGCGCTGGCCAGCACGCACCGCGGGGGCATGGCGGTGGTGGTGGGGGTGTGCCCCTCCGGCACGCGGCTGTCCATCGATCCCACCATGTTCCTCCAGCAGCGCATCCTCACCGGGACCTCGTTCGGCGGCGGGCATCAGCGTACGGACGTGCCGCTCCTCCTCGATCTCTACAAGGCGGGCACGTACAAGTTGGACGAGCTGATCAGCCGTCGGCTGCCCCTCGCCGAGCTCAATCAGGCGTTCGAGCTCATGCTCCAGGGGGACGTGAAGCGTAGCGTGATCGTGTACGAGTGA
- a CDS encoding enoyl-CoA hydratase-related protein, with protein MDGRVRVEQEDGCAWVTLDRPPLNLLEPGIIRGLRDTFVGLAREPDVRVAVITGAGRAMTAGMQIQVLRDLDPTSAKALISGLHEAIHAVHEAPFATIAMINGACLGAGFELAMACDLRVATTTALLGLPEIRVGIPSVIEAALLPALVGPGRAAELLLVGAPVTGAQALQWGLVNRAVAPEALEPATRELAASILECAPSAVRLQKELIIRWRNTDLRTAIESGIHAFAQSYTTGEPREALSAYLEKRKPRFA; from the coding sequence ATGGACGGCCGTGTCCGGGTCGAGCAGGAGGACGGCTGCGCCTGGGTGACGCTCGACCGGCCGCCCCTGAACCTCCTCGAGCCCGGCATCATCCGCGGGCTGCGCGACACGTTCGTCGGGCTCGCGCGCGAGCCCGACGTGCGCGTCGCCGTGATCACCGGAGCGGGGCGGGCGATGACCGCGGGCATGCAGATCCAGGTGCTGCGCGATCTGGATCCCACGAGCGCGAAGGCGCTGATCAGCGGGCTCCACGAGGCCATTCACGCCGTGCACGAGGCGCCCTTCGCGACCATCGCCATGATCAACGGCGCCTGTCTCGGTGCCGGGTTCGAGCTGGCGATGGCCTGCGACCTGCGCGTGGCCACGACCACGGCGCTGCTCGGCCTTCCCGAGATCCGCGTGGGCATTCCCTCGGTGATCGAGGCGGCGCTCCTGCCTGCGCTGGTGGGCCCGGGGCGCGCCGCGGAGCTGTTGCTGGTGGGCGCGCCGGTCACCGGCGCGCAGGCGCTGCAGTGGGGGCTGGTCAACCGCGCAGTGGCGCCGGAGGCGCTCGAGCCCGCCACGCGCGAGCTCGCCGCGTCCATCCTCGAGTGCGCGCCCAGCGCGGTGCGGCTGCAGAAGGAGCTGATCATCCGGTGGCGGAACACGGACCTTCGCACCGCCATCGAGTCCGGCATCCACGCCTTCGCACAGTCCTACACCACCGGCGAGCCCCGCGAGGCGCTCAGCGCCTATCTGGAGAAGCGGAAGCCCCGCTTCGCCTGA
- a CDS encoding rhodanese-like domain-containing protein, with the protein MARDIKPADLKKRLDAREPVVLLDIRDNWETALARIDNAMHIPMEELEHRTDELDPKDEIVVICHHGVRSAAVADYLAQLGFGRVWNLSGGIDQWARSVDRGMPRY; encoded by the coding sequence ATGGCCCGGGACATCAAGCCCGCCGATCTCAAGAAACGGCTGGATGCGCGCGAGCCGGTAGTGTTGCTCGACATCCGCGACAATTGGGAGACGGCGCTCGCCCGCATCGACAACGCGATGCACATCCCCATGGAGGAGCTGGAGCACCGCACGGACGAGCTCGACCCCAAGGACGAGATCGTGGTGATCTGCCATCACGGCGTGCGGAGCGCGGCGGTGGCGGACTATCTCGCCCAGCTCGGCTTCGGCCGGGTCTGGAACCTCTCCGGCGGCATCGATCAGTGGGCGCGCTCGGTGGACCGCGGGATGCCGCGCTACTGA
- a CDS encoding HAD family hydrolase codes for MIRGVTFDFWQTLAEDAPENLAAQRRLRLEALHSALRWSGLEVDADQVEEGYERSQGLLEERFWNRHRDPGFAEQVALVLDCVAPGAAARVTGSRMDALLRGYADPVLRWPPALCPGAGDAVRTLAAQGLRLGVISNTGRTPGMVLRRYLEREGLLRHFQVVTFSDEVGLRKPEAEIFRRTLAKLGPELGLEPHEVAHIGDNPEADVEGARAVGMRAVHYVVGGRPVAAHADLVVTDLASLGEHLAAG; via the coding sequence ATGATCCGGGGCGTCACGTTCGATTTCTGGCAGACTTTGGCGGAGGACGCGCCGGAGAATCTCGCGGCGCAGCGCCGGCTCCGCCTCGAGGCGCTCCACTCGGCGCTGCGCTGGTCGGGCCTCGAGGTCGACGCCGACCAGGTGGAGGAGGGCTACGAGCGCTCCCAGGGACTCCTCGAGGAGCGCTTCTGGAATCGCCACCGCGACCCCGGCTTCGCCGAGCAGGTGGCCCTGGTGCTCGACTGCGTGGCGCCGGGCGCGGCCGCCCGAGTCACCGGCTCGCGGATGGACGCGCTGCTCCGCGGCTACGCCGATCCCGTCCTCCGGTGGCCGCCGGCGCTTTGCCCGGGCGCGGGGGACGCGGTCCGGACGCTGGCGGCCCAGGGTCTCCGGCTGGGGGTCATCTCGAACACCGGGCGGACGCCGGGCATGGTGCTGCGCCGGTACCTCGAGCGCGAGGGCCTGCTGCGCCACTTCCAAGTCGTCACCTTCTCGGACGAGGTGGGGCTGCGAAAGCCGGAGGCGGAGATCTTCCGTCGCACCCTGGCCAAGCTCGGGCCCGAGCTGGGCCTCGAGCCCCATGAGGTCGCGCACATCGGCGACAATCCTGAGGCGGACGTCGAGGGGGCGCGGGCCGTGGGCATGCGAGCGGTGCACTACGTGGTCGGCGGCCGGCCGGTCGCCGCGCACGCCGATCTCGTCGTCACCGATCTAGCCTCGCTCGGGGAGCACCTCGCCGCCGGCTGA